The Raphanus sativus cultivar WK10039 chromosome 6, ASM80110v3, whole genome shotgun sequence sequence AATACACGTTTTATAAAACACAACTTAATACGTAGttgtttttttggaaaaaatcgcataaaaaacttttaaaatagtaatcactaacattttatatttaacaaacaCTTTGAAAAATTCGAAGTGATaattgtatcataaaaaaaattcgaTTTATACATCAAGTAAAAATGTAATTGATACTGTTCAAAATAGATGACGTgtcgatttgttttttttaaaaaaaaaaatatttaaaaaattatgaataaaataaatataaacacacagaaaaagaaaaattcacaaaaaatcaaaagtatttatattattttattattaaaataatataaaaatacagaaattataaaaatttataaaaaatgaaaacaaataaaaaaatacaaaaaatcagaaaattacaaaaaataaattcaaaaaaagaaaatgtaaataaaataaattaaaataaattttaaaataaaataaaataaaatttaaaataaaatttaaattaaataaatttaaaataaaatataaatgaaacaaataaataaatataaaataatagataaaataaatataaattcaagaataaaatatatatttgatctataaaaaattcagaaaacacTGTATTTTAGTGTTTATTGGTTGAGGATTTTCTGGATTTTTATGTCTAAATATAGGGTTTGTGAATAGCTGTTAAAAGACTTGGactttaatttgttttctttaatttggtTCACAAGAATCACAAGAATCTTTGATCCGTTacattttgtgtgtgtgttggtTGGATTTGGAAAAGTTCAGGATTGCGGAACAAATGAAAGGATGGATACTAATGATAGCTTGAGGGTAGCAAGTTTATGACACTCAATGCACGCTATTCTTTGATGATTATTGAATCTAGCtataaaaattcagaaattcACAACCTAACACTAAAATACAgtgttttctgatttttaataaaacaatatataattttattcttgatttttgtgaatttttataatttgtttcaaaaaacataactatttttgtgatttttttttatttttgtaaaattttatgcCTTTTCATGATTTGTTCTGAATTTGTTCTGAATTcgttttgaattttctattttctttttttatatttattttagtaataaagaaatataaatatttttgtgtttttttttgtgaattttaatgacttttatgattttttgaattttttatatttttctttatcgtagtttttttatttttaataaaattatttaaatattagaaaaaCAAACGATACATCATCGATTTTAAACACTACCGTACGGTTTTCGCTTGATGTACCAGTTACAGTTTTCACTTATGTACAAGTAAAACAGATTAAAGATCTTTTATGATATAAATGTCGTTTGAAATGATTAAAGTAGTTGTTAGTTTAAAGTGTTAATGGTTTCtcttataacattttttatgtGATTTTCCCGGTGTCTTTTAGTTATCATAGTTCTTTTTTAACTTCAACTATTCGTAGTTAATTGTCTAGTTTTGGAAATTCGGAGAACACACCGTAACATAAACAGTGACAACAATTAAGACATATGGTACAGTATCAGATGCGCCAAAtgtaatgataaattatttaaatttcataaatttgcATTATtatcattaataatttaaaactagtAGCCTGTCGAGACAAAAAAACCAACAAGTAGACTTTGATATTTAAAGTTATTGGAGGTTTAGTAGTAGTATAAAAAGTTGATTTCTCTGTacgttttttcttttgaatatgAAGTATGATTTTTAAAGATGATTTAGAATAGTGAGAAAGAACTGAAAACCCGAAActcgtttttttaaaaaaaaatacaatatttgaCTTTAAGACGTactgtgttttttatttttggtctaAATGCTTAAAgtactattttttctttattatacaGTATGTAAAATGTTGCATTGTTGACTGTAAATTATAAATTGCAATTGTGTGGTACGGCGGAGCTAATCAGCTATTATGAAGTTACTTTTATAGTATACATAACGTGGTGATGAATTAAACATATGCGAGGACATCGTTTAGGTTTCTATAGTAAGAGACTGGTTGAAAATTAAATGTTGTTTTGTATACACGACTGGAGTTGGAAATGAAGACAAGTAATATAAGCATGGGTAAAGATAACGTCAAAGCGACAAGATGAAGGAAACAGTCAAACAGTAGAAAGTAAGACTGTAGGACCATGTTTTTATTGAGAAACATTTGTGTGATTtgatattacatttttattatgcaCGTTTTGACATCTGATTTGATATAACAAAGCCCCTACCTAGCTAGACCTCATTTGCATTCAAATCtaattatttactaattttaattctttttatttacctCAGATAGATGTAGGTATTCGTATATACTCCATAGCAATGCAGTAgattaacattaaaaattacaatCATGAATACATAgttaaaaattgtttcaaaaaaatgaaaaagaatacATAGTTAAAAGTTTAAAGCAAAGGATCATATCAACTGACTGCCAAACTCTGTTCCTGACTTCGATATTTTACTTATACCTTTGTAGCAAAGTGTTCAGATTATATCTTATGTTTGAACgtctttcttttttgaaatcTAAAAACAGTTGTAGTATTTTCATTTATCATTAATTCATATGCACACgtaataattttgtattttagtttgaTCATATATAAGACCCACCTAAATGAGTCTTTAGTATTAGGCACAAAAACTTGAAACAATCAAGTAATTAAGTTAAGCGAAATGACCCCAAACAGGATTGAGTTAAAAAATCTTATCTACAAGCCTACGAGGGGATATAATACATgcaaaaatagtaaaaaatgttaaagaaaAACTGAACTACAAGCATAAAAGGTTAGCTATAGTACTTCCCGAAATATttagatgaattttttttcctttatatatatatatatatatatatatatatatatattaaaacatcatCATAACTCATTGATATAAGTGTGATTCAACTATATTAATAGAATGaattaaaacatcttattaatcatttaaaaaatattatacatatagaaacataaatataactaaaaaatacaaatataaaaactaaatttctaaaaaaatgtaaacaaaaaaatataaccacCCTTAATTTAGCATATATACCATTTTATTTGGCTATGTAGTTATGAACCTATATAACTGAAACAATTTGTCTTATCATCATTGCACACATCAGAAACTTCAGAAAAATTAATGAACTATTGAACTCAAATTTCCTACATTTTACGGTAAATAAAAGTAATTCTATTACtattatatggttaatagtAATAGTACTATATAAATGTAACGTTTTCAATCCCCCCCCGGATTAATGTGAAGTATCACCTCACGTGAACTGAAATCAAAGTCCCTCACTTCCCGCAAGTAAACCGTACATCAAAGTCTAAACACTAAACATAACGCATGACCTAATTTACTTTCACATTGGGTAATGTGAAGCTTCTATATTACTCATCCCCATATTTAGCCAACTGTTTAACAATTCCCCGTACATATAAAAGATTCCGATGAAGAAACAAAAAGCATTATTATAGATTTAAAAACTACAAAGAAACGCACACAACAATATATTGGTCAACAATCTAACGAGAGAATTTCGCAAATGTTGTCCGAAACTCATACATATCACAACGTCACTACAAGCAACTGAAACCAATATCTTATAAAAGGTAACATATAAGCGTACGTAGGATAGATAGTGAAAGAAAGAGACATGTCTCAGTTTCATCTTCAAACCCAAATCTCCCACACGACTAGATCTGCAAAAGCAAAAAGGGACCTCAAAGTTAATCAAATACAGAAGTATATATTGCATATACACACATGCATGCACATCCTTCGAAATATGTTACACTACTAGAATTTATACTACAAAAGTCAAAAAACACGAAggccaaaaaagaaaagaaaccccAATGAATGCTCTAAGAAAGTGCAAGGTGTGTGTGTAATTAAACTAATTGAGTCAACATTGTTGACCTAAGCCAAACAACATGTCTCTCGCATGCATTTATCCATTTTAGATCCCAATGAAGAAATAAAATACTATAGATTTACTATTAACGAAGATTATATAACCcattaaacaatgttttattaCTAGTAGTATTTAACATACAATGGTATCTACCTAGCCATTGAAATGAAAgtaatgtataaaatattaattagagGAAAACAAAGAGGATAAGAGAGGAAACAAAACCAGATAATAGGAGGCTCCATGTTGAAGAGGGTGAATAGCGACGCCATATTCATCTGTGACAATGGGCTGACCTGCGGAATTAATGAGAACAACCTCTTCTCCGAATGCATCTCGTACATTAAACTGTCCCGGGCTCACTTCAAACTCCATTTCATTGATGAACACCCTTATTCTCGCACCCGCTGCTTTCATTTTAGCCATGGTTATTCCATTATTTCATGTTAGTATCATGACTACATGATAAcattatctatatataaaacctcaaaacaaaaatgagaaaGGAAAGAGACtgtatacaaataaataattattttacatactGGTTAACAACTTTACACgaatacttttttaaaaagatttttgcTGATCAGTTGTTCCTTCCATTGTTAACacaaaattaatgtatttatactGTTAAGGAGAAAATAAAGAATACTAAGTGATGACTCTTTTTCAAAAGGGAAATAACTTTATATACCTTGAACTTGAAGCTGGTCCAAAGTTGATGGGACAATAGCAAGAGGATTTGAAGTTGTAGTAGTACTAGTAGTGAGAGGAACATGAAGCATgatgttattgttgttgttgttgtaagaATTGATTTGATCGCTAGTAGCAGCGTAACAAATCTGAGGCTGTGGCTGTTGCAACATCTTCAACCtcatttcttcatcttctttctcactCAATTGTTGATGGTTATGAGTTTCATAACCCGCACTAGCGTTCATGATCTCGCTAAGGAGGATACCGGTACATGGCCCCACCGTTGGTGGAGTCTGTTTTGGTTGCTCGATCATATCACCGGGAAAAAACCCTAATTGGGATGAGACGGGGATACCTTCAAACCCTCCGACGCTGGAAGTCGGAAAAAGAAAGGATGCTTCCGGTGGAAACATCCCCATCATTTGACTACCACCCAAAGAGAGATTAGTgttgttgttcttgttcttgGATTTGCGTGGTTTGGTGGATTTGGAGGAtgatgaggaggaagaagatgaagaggaagctgAGGAAATAGGCTGAGGCTGAGGTTGTGGTTGTGGTGGAGGGAGGGAGTGTTTAGAGTGGTTATGGAGGAGGCGGAGTTTGTGTTTGCTACGGGACTTGCGGTTTTGGAACCAATAGAAGACGTTAGCGTCACCGACTTGGCCGTATTCTTGAAGCTGAGCCCTAATCCTTCTGATCTCCTCTCTCGGTGGATTCACCAGCCCTGAGTTGAAGATTGCTTCAAGTATCCGAATCTGCTCTGGCTTCGGATTCCATCTTGGTTTTGGCTCTGGACTCCTTTCCACCTCACACCCTTTAACAAAATCACATCTCATCagattagaaaaatataaaaacaaaattataagaAAGTTTTGGTTTTCAGtaattaagtatatatatattaaaagcaGAAGGACCTGAGAAGGGAGAGGAACGATGGGAAGCAGGAGAAGGCAAGAGAGGAGAGTTTATGTCGTGTTGCCATTGATGGTGATGAGGTTTGGACTTGAACATGCTTGGCCAGTGTCTATTCGAGGAAGCCATAACTGATTTAACTCGATCCAAAGAAGACAAATATTATGTGTATGCTTGTGATGATGATTGATGTTGATAATGATGTGATGTGtcaagagagagaggaggagaagaggcAGGGAACAGAATGGCTAgtggaaagaaaataaaaatgtgaataGGGCAAACGGGTTACGATCTCTTTCTCTCCTTCTTATAGCCCCTCTTCACCTACCCAACCTCTATACCTTATATTTATCTCTTTTCACATTATTTAGTTTTGTCTCACTCGTATCTCCCTATGTGCGTATGTATgtgtatttttgtatatttcatctgtatatgtttataaaagataaaagagtTCTGTATCcagaaaaggaaagaaaaagaaaagaaaaaaaaaagacttcagTCTTCTTTTTTAAACATCACTACTCTTGTTTTGGGATGCAAAAGAATTAGAGAATTAGGCTTAAAATCCACAAACAGAAAATGTTATAAAAGACAATAGAAAGACACTCTGATATAATTTTTCGCTTATTAGTaactacaaaattaaaaagtacTATTTAATGACTATACAGGGTATTTGATCAATTTTAGATTCCCAGAAGCACTATGACATTTTAGAATTAGATCCACTTTTTCTTGCTTCGGTTTGAAATACTACATTAttctataaaactattttcGGAATTtccatatatgatcaattagtgcatttgttaaatttatttttaataccgttGTTATCTACATctagttttgaaaaaatatattaaagaaaatttaaaatatatatgagttataaaattttgaaagattaaaaattaaaaaaatgcaaTGTTTAAGAATCATTTAATATgtaaatgtaaaaacaaaaatgcaataaaaaatatgaaacttcaaaacaaatttgaagtttgaagtctcttttgaaaaacaaaaatttcatatctaaagttattaaaatatcttttgaaGATACTCTCGGTGGTAATTTTTGGAGGCAAAATACCTATAAATCTCTAGAATGAAAACAGGACataacacaaacacacacataacacaaaacacacacaaacataacacaaacacacaaacacaaatAACACTAACACAcagaagaaatatatatatacataattagtgtattaatttttaaaacatactACTATACTGAATTATTGAGACTAGAACAGTAAGAAATATTAAAGAAACTCAAGTGATCATAAATGCAACCCCATGCCTTTTCCTTATAGTTCGTGCATTGAAACCTAAATAGCTTCTGTAGTTCAAACGTACGAACTCAACTTTCTTCAGAAATTGATTCAACAGACTCTTTGAAAGTGATCC is a genomic window containing:
- the LOC108810630 gene encoding WUSCHEL-related homeobox 9 isoform X2 — encoded protein: MASSNRHWPSMFKSKPHHHQWQHDINSPLLPSPASHRSSPFSGCEVERSPEPKPRWNPKPEQIRILEAIFNSGLVNPPREEIRRIRAQLQEYGQVGDANVFYWFQNRKSRSKHKLRLLHNHSKHSLPPPQPQPQPQPISSASSSSSSSSSSSKSTKPRKSKNKNNNTNLSLGGSQMMGMFPPEASFLFPTSSVGGFEGIPVSSQLGFFPGDMIEQPKQTPPTVGPCTGILLSEIMNASAGYETHNHQQLSEKEDEEMRLKMLQQPQPQICYAATSDQINSYNNNNNNIMLHVPLTTSTTTTSNPLAIVPSTLDQLQVQAAGARIRVFINEMEFEVSPGQFNVRDAFGEEVVLINSAGQPIVTDEYGVAIHPLQHGASYYLI
- the LOC108810630 gene encoding WUSCHEL-related homeobox 9 isoform X1, translated to MASSNRHWPSMFKSKPHHHQWQHDINSPLLPSPASHRSSPFSGCEVERSPEPKPRWNPKPEQIRILEAIFNSGLVNPPREEIRRIRAQLQEYGQVGDANVFYWFQNRKSRSKHKLRLLHNHSKHSLPPPQPQPQPQPISSASSSSSSSSSSSKSTKPRKSKNKNNNTNLSLGGSQMMGMFPPEASFLFPTSSVGGFEGIPVSSQLGFFPGDMIEQPKQTPPTVGPCTGILLSEIMNASAGYETHNHQQLSEKEDEEMRLKMLQQPQPQICYAATSDQINSYNNNNNNIMLHVPLTTSTTTTSNPLAIVPSTLDQLQVQAGARIRVFINEMEFEVSPGQFNVRDAFGEEVVLINSAGQPIVTDEYGVAIHPLQHGASYYLVLFPLLSSLFSSN